Below is a window of Humulus lupulus chromosome 2, drHumLupu1.1, whole genome shotgun sequence DNA.
TCTGGCCTTTTTCAAGAAGTAGGGTGACACGGAAATGAGTCATGGTAGCAAGCTGTGGCCAGAATGATGATACGATAGTAgctattttggtttaattttttagttGCATGTGAGAGAGTCAACCCAAGGACAAAAAGTTTTGGCAATCTTACCGTTATAAATGACAATGGCTTTTAGTTATATTATGCAAATAAGAGTATGAATGTTACATGTAAGTTGCTCACATGTTCTGTTTTTCATCGTTACTTGTTCGAGTTTGGTGCCAAATGACTTTTTGAGTCTAATAATTCGATGAACTCATAGTAAAAGGGTCAGGTTTTTACCCTCTAGGGTTGGGTTAGATCAAGTAGGTCAACACATGATTTGCTCCAATAATGTTTAAAGTACAACTTCTCTACTAACACTTTGCTTGAATTCCTTCTCTTTATAATATaaagttaaaaaataatttcaaaggTGAATTTGTTCTTAGCACTCGTAAATTGCCATTACTAGGCTGTTGTTTGTCAAAGTTTAGCTCACAATAAtcttttctttcttattttcagGCCGTGTTTTGGTTAGTACTACCAAAACTGATAAGAGAAGAGAGGATTAAACTCATAATGACAATACTTCTGCTGATGTTTTTGTTCCAATTCCTCCCTAAAGTCTATCACTGCATATGTTTAATGAGAAGAATGCAAAAGGTCACGGGATACATATTTGGGACAATTTGGTGGGGTTTTGGTCTCAACCTTATTGCTTACTTCATAGCCTCTCACGTAAGTTTAGTAAACTACTAATCTATCTCCACAAACATAAGATTTTTCAAGACCAACTTCATAACTTGAACTACTTGTGTTTATAAATCTTTTCATATACAGGTTGCTGGAGGATGTTGGTATGTCCTTGCAATACAACGCGTGGCCTCGTGTCTCCGCCAACATTGTGAGCGAAATGTCAACTGTAACCTGTCTTTTTCTTGCAGAGAAGAAATATGTTACCAATTTTTGCTGCCTGCTGGCACAATAGGCAATCCTTGCGGCGGTAACTCGACGACCATTGTTAGAAAGCCACTTTGTTTGGATGTCAATGGGACATTCAACTATGGAATTTATCAGTGGGCACTTCCAGTCATATCTAGTAACTCAGTAGCCGTTAAGATTCTATATCCCATCTTCTGGGGCTTAATGACTCTTAGGTATACTACTATAAATCCTTTGGGGCTTCTCTAATGGTGTTTTGCTTTGAATCTAATAAAGTTTAATGTTTCCTATCATATTCAGTACCTTTGGGAATGATCTTGAACCCACAAGTAACTGGCTGGAAGTGATTTTCAGCATATGCATTGTTCTATCTGGATTACTCCTTTTCACATTACTGATAGGAAACATCCAGGTAAATAGTTGGTAACCTTTttctaactttttttttctttttgggatgaaaaatatgagattgactTAGAATTTTCTATGTATGAAAAAGGTGTTTTTGCATGCTGTTATGGCAAAGAAGAGAAAAATGCAGTTAAGATGTCGAGACATGGAATGGTGGATGAAGAGAAGACAGTTGCCATCTCGTCTGAGACAAAGAGTTCGGCGTTTCGAACGCCAAAGATGGGCAGCCTTAGGAGGAGAAGATGCTATGGAATTGCTCAAAGATTTACCAGAAGGTCTCCGGAGAGACATCAAGCGTTATCTTTGTCTTGATCTCATTAAAAAGGTACGTAAATATCTCAACAAATTTATCATAAACTCATGGAAAATAACACTCTTAATTAATATCGATCCCCTCTTTTTTCTAGGTTCCTCTGTTTCATAACTTGGATGATCTTATTCTTGACAACATATgtgatcgagttagacctctgGTGTTCACCAAAGATGAAAAGGTTCGAAAACATATATTTCTTCTCTGTTCTTAAGAAAAACACTTACCTTAAGTGCTCAATATAACACGATACGACAAAAgtataattgaaaataaaataagttgTACCAATTGTAGTTTATCATATATTTAGATGTTGGTGGTGCCCGGTAACAACATTCGTCTAGAAaacattttgtaaaaaattatcagTAACATTATACTTCACCGGTTACTCTATCTTGCAAATACCTAAATccaactttgtttttgggactaCAAAACAGATAATAAGAGAAGGGGACCCTGTGCCAAGAATGATATTCCTGGTCCGGGGACGCATAAAACGTACCCAAAACCTCAGCAAAGGGTTGGTAGCCACGAGCGTGCTTGAGCCAGGTGGGTTCCTGGGGGACGAGCTACTCTCGTGGTGCCTCCGCAGGCCTTTCGTGGACCGTCTACCGGCCTCATCAGCCACATTCACATGCATCGAATCGACCGAGGCGTTCGGCCTAAACTCGGAAGATCTCAAGTACATCACAGACCACTTCCGCTACAAATTCGCCAACCAGAGACTTAAACGAACGGCCAGATACTACTCTTCCAATTGGCGAACATGGGCAGCTGTAAATATACAGCTCGCATGGCGTCGTTACAGGTTGAGGACCAGAGGTCCTGTGATTCCTGCTGTCTCCCATGAAAGTGGAAGCACTGAGCGTCGACTCATGCAGTACGCTGCCATGTTCATGTCACTCAAACCCCACGATCATCTAGAATAATCAAACCTAAACCAaaaccaaaatcaatcaaaataatttttttccctTAGTTCGAGTACTCAAAAAATCATgcttgtttaataaagttttttctgtctttctttctttctagCTATGTCGAGGTAATCTAATTCTTGCTCaccatgaattattggtgttcgaTCATGTAAAAGAGAAAAACAAATTGAGTCTTTGTTTTTGGTTGTTAATAGTAAATGGTGTGGAGTGGAGGGGTATTATTGACATTTCAAATTCTAAGGTAAATTGTTTATTGGTGCGAGATGAGACATTAAATATGGTTTTGAGTGAAGGAGGGGATAACGTTAGTGTCTTCTTGTGCAACATCACTgatttgtattttatttcttttttctctcttatTTGATTAGTAAACGACAATGCATCGGTAGTGGGTTGGCTCTTAATCTTGTCGTTTTGCAAATAAAATGACAACCGATGCTGCTGCCGGGAATGTCCTGCTTGCTTCCTCTAACTATCAActttttttagtattttgtttTGTTTAGTTCTCAATTATTTGAAAAGTTACTATTATCATCAATTTTGTCAAAATTGGATTGTATAGCTAATAAAtgtaatttgaattttaaaaaaagaaaaagtagcAATCATGAAAATCTCTTATCATTTCATGAGTTGTTTAAGTGTAGAAGGAAAATAACAGCACTAAGTTGAAATGAATGACTTAAAAATTGTTAAAACTAGCTAAGCTCTGATTGAAAATAAAAAGGCGCTTGTTTGTTCATGAGATTTTATAAATCAATTCTAGTGAGAAACTTGCTAAAGTTAATGTATGAATTCTgggacaaagaaaaaaaaaattaggtggGTTAAGATATATTATTCAAATTTTAAAGTATAACTACtaacaaaataaaattacaaaaattaagaTTAACTCCAACTTATAGTACAAAAATTGAGTCGAACCACCACAAAAATTAGTAATTAt
It encodes the following:
- the LOC133817929 gene encoding cyclic nucleotide-gated ion channel 2 yields the protein MPLSHFSLSRWIGIQRQSSGGSTSHSDADEYINPNSNTVECYACTQVGLPAFHSTSCDRANQPQWEASAGSSLIPIQSRTDLKNDLLLAAAAEAKRRRLPTGPFGRVVDPRSKRVQRWNRAFLMARGMALAVDPLFFYSLSIGRGGTPCLYMDGGLAAVVTVLRTCLDAVHLCHLWLQFRLAYVSRDSLVIGCGKLVWDPRAIASHYVRSLKGFWFDAFVILPVPQAVFWLVLPKLIREERIKLIMTILLLMFLFQFLPKVYHCICLMRRMQKVTGYIFGTIWWGFGLNLIAYFIASHVAGGCWYVLAIQRVASCLRQHCERNVNCNLSFSCREEICYQFLLPAGTIGNPCGGNSTTIVRKPLCLDVNGTFNYGIYQWALPVISSNSVAVKILYPIFWGLMTLSTFGNDLEPTSNWLEVIFSICIVLSGLLLFTLLIGNIQVFLHAVMAKKRKMQLRCRDMEWWMKRRQLPSRLRQRVRRFERQRWAALGGEDAMELLKDLPEGLRRDIKRYLCLDLIKKVPLFHNLDDLILDNICDRVRPLVFTKDEKIIREGDPVPRMIFLVRGRIKRTQNLSKGLVATSVLEPGGFLGDELLSWCLRRPFVDRLPASSATFTCIESTEAFGLNSEDLKYITDHFRYKFANQRLKRTARYYSSNWRTWAAVNIQLAWRRYRLRTRGPVIPAVSHESGSTERRLMQYAAMFMSLKPHDHLE